A single genomic interval of Epinephelus fuscoguttatus linkage group LG22, E.fuscoguttatus.final_Chr_v1 harbors:
- the LOC125882956 gene encoding NXPE family member 3-like isoform X2: MATKRRKEITKANPPELKPFPFNCDPDEGHKLTHGVLHTPKCCWSFTSSEFSLHPCMLEITQGGGWGQLRHTMCGTLTPDPSARIQTPVFRSGNKSPLVKFHQKVNTTVIIPRVSSDLNKSHSFCTFQPVSREDALEERLLLDSIVWPETPPLPTPVSLENTSHPAHSTFTILPRRGGGQWHVGDQLEVMIKISDLQGCPKKYGGDFLLARLHNTKLFAGVAGQVVDHLNGSYSAVFSLPWEGDAQVEVTLVHSSEAITVLRRLTREHPDRINFRSLFRSGSLSESSICNVCLRPTQQPLCNYTDLRTGEPWFCYKPKNLSCNTRIDHAMGEHKQHLKEKEEKLFQSGNTKVCIQASGPASVTVLPKKEGQPEVNSSNVTSGPSGYYYQGVWRALGGPTVHQFNTSAISQCLKGKVVHMFGDSTVRQFFEYLTKTLPDLKEFNLHSPQKAGPYVALDYANNIFVKYRFHGPPIRIVTVPTSELHYIANELDDITGGTSTVVVFGIWAHFGTFPMELYIRRLQSIRRAVVQLLDRAPSTVVIIRTGNPKDLPLLVSLSNSDWHSLQCNKVLRLMFKGLNVHLIDAWEMILAHHLPHSLHPPPSVINNMINVILSYICPQKGG, from the exons tgaccctgatgaaggccacaagcTGACACATGGTGTTCTGCATACTCCcaagtgttgctggagttttACCTCTTCAGAATTTTCCCTTCATCCATGCATGTTGGAA ATTACACAAGGAGGTGGTTGGGGACAACTCAGACATACAATGTGCGGGACCTTGACACCAGATCCTTCGGCTCGCATCCAGACTCCTGTCTTccgttcaggcaacaaaagccctttggttaag TTTCACCAAAAAGTGAACACCACTGTCATCATCCCGAGAGTTTCCAGTGACCTCAACAAGAGTCATAGCTTCTGCACCTTCCAGCCAGTCTCCCGTGAGGACGCTCTGGAGGAACGCCTCCTACTAGACTCCATTGTTTGGCCTGAAACTCCACCTTTGCCAACTCCTGTTTCCCTGGAGAACACTAGTCATCCAGCTCACAGCACCTTCACCATTCTCccaaggaggggaggaggacagTGGCATGTAGGGGATCAGCTGGAGGTTATGATAAAAATTTCTGACCTCCAGGGTTGTCCCAAGAAGTATGGGGGGGACTTCTTACTCGCCCGGCTGCACAACACAAAGCTTTTTGCAGGTGTAGCTGGGCAAGTGGTGGATCATCTCAATGGGAGCTACTCTGCTGTATTCTCTTTACCCTGGGAAGGAGACGCGCAGGTTGAG GTAACGCTGGTTCACTCTAGTGAGGCTATCACAGTGCTGCGCAGGCTGACCAGAGAACATCCGGACAGGATTAACTTCAGGAGCCTCTTCCGCTCAGGCTCACTCTCTGAAAGTAGCATCTGTAATGTCTGCCTACGTCCAACCCAGCAGCCGCTGTGCAACTACACTGACCTCCGTACAGGCGAGCCTTGGTTCTGCTACAAGCCAAAGAACCTGAGCTGCAATACCAGGATCGACCATGCCATGGGAGAACACAAACAACACttgaaggaaaaagaggagaagcTCTTTCAAAG tggtaaCACGAAAGTCTGCATTCAGGCCTCAGGGCCTGCCAGTGTCACTGTGTTGCCAAAAAAGGAAG GTCAGCCCGAGGTGAATAGCAGCAATGTGACATCTGGACCCTCTGGCTATTACTATCAAGGTGTATGGCGAGCACTAGGAGGCCCTACAGTTCACCAATTCAACACCTCTGCCATCAGTCAGTGTCTGAAAGGCAAGGTGGTCCACATGTTTGGAGACTCCACCGTCAGGCAGTTTTTTGAATACCTCACCAAAACTCTACCAG ATCTTAAGGAGTTCAACCTGCACAGTCCGCAGAAAGCGGGACCTTACGTGGCCTTGGACTATGCAAACAACATCTTCGTAAAATACCGCTTCCATGGTCCTCCTATCCGTATTGTCACTGTCCCCACCAGTGAGCTTCATTACATTGCCAATGAACTAGATGACATAACTGGAGGCACCAGTACTGTTGTAGTTTTTGGCATCTGGGCTCACTTTGGCACTTTCCCCATGGAGCTCTATATCCGGCGGCTGCAGAGCATCCGGAGGGCGGTGGTGCAGCTGCTGGACAGGGCTCCAAGCACAGTGGTCATTATCCGGACAGGAAATCCCAAAGATTTGCCACTTCTTGTGTCACTATCAAACAGCGACTGGCACTCGCTGCAGTGTAACAAGGTGCTCAGACTCATGTTCAAAGGACTGAATGTTCATCTGATTGATGCCTGGGAGATGATCTTGGCCCACCACCTGCCGCACAGCCTCCACCCACCACCTTCTGTTATTAATAATATGATTAATGTTATCTTGTCCTATATATGCCCTCAGAAGGGTGGTTAG
- the LOC125882956 gene encoding NXPE family member 3-like isoform X1 codes for MATKRRKEITKANPPELKPFPFNCDPDEGHKLTHGVLHTPKCCWSFTSSEFSLHPCMLEITQGGGWGQLRHTMCGTLTPDPSARIQTPVFRSGNKSPLVKQFHQKVNTTVIIPRVSSDLNKSHSFCTFQPVSREDALEERLLLDSIVWPETPPLPTPVSLENTSHPAHSTFTILPRRGGGQWHVGDQLEVMIKISDLQGCPKKYGGDFLLARLHNTKLFAGVAGQVVDHLNGSYSAVFSLPWEGDAQVEVTLVHSSEAITVLRRLTREHPDRINFRSLFRSGSLSESSICNVCLRPTQQPLCNYTDLRTGEPWFCYKPKNLSCNTRIDHAMGEHKQHLKEKEEKLFQSGNTKVCIQASGPASVTVLPKKEGQPEVNSSNVTSGPSGYYYQGVWRALGGPTVHQFNTSAISQCLKGKVVHMFGDSTVRQFFEYLTKTLPDLKEFNLHSPQKAGPYVALDYANNIFVKYRFHGPPIRIVTVPTSELHYIANELDDITGGTSTVVVFGIWAHFGTFPMELYIRRLQSIRRAVVQLLDRAPSTVVIIRTGNPKDLPLLVSLSNSDWHSLQCNKVLRLMFKGLNVHLIDAWEMILAHHLPHSLHPPPSVINNMINVILSYICPQKGG; via the exons tgaccctgatgaaggccacaagcTGACACATGGTGTTCTGCATACTCCcaagtgttgctggagttttACCTCTTCAGAATTTTCCCTTCATCCATGCATGTTGGAA ATTACACAAGGAGGTGGTTGGGGACAACTCAGACATACAATGTGCGGGACCTTGACACCAGATCCTTCGGCTCGCATCCAGACTCCTGTCTTccgttcaggcaacaaaagccctttggttaag CAGTTTCACCAAAAAGTGAACACCACTGTCATCATCCCGAGAGTTTCCAGTGACCTCAACAAGAGTCATAGCTTCTGCACCTTCCAGCCAGTCTCCCGTGAGGACGCTCTGGAGGAACGCCTCCTACTAGACTCCATTGTTTGGCCTGAAACTCCACCTTTGCCAACTCCTGTTTCCCTGGAGAACACTAGTCATCCAGCTCACAGCACCTTCACCATTCTCccaaggaggggaggaggacagTGGCATGTAGGGGATCAGCTGGAGGTTATGATAAAAATTTCTGACCTCCAGGGTTGTCCCAAGAAGTATGGGGGGGACTTCTTACTCGCCCGGCTGCACAACACAAAGCTTTTTGCAGGTGTAGCTGGGCAAGTGGTGGATCATCTCAATGGGAGCTACTCTGCTGTATTCTCTTTACCCTGGGAAGGAGACGCGCAGGTTGAG GTAACGCTGGTTCACTCTAGTGAGGCTATCACAGTGCTGCGCAGGCTGACCAGAGAACATCCGGACAGGATTAACTTCAGGAGCCTCTTCCGCTCAGGCTCACTCTCTGAAAGTAGCATCTGTAATGTCTGCCTACGTCCAACCCAGCAGCCGCTGTGCAACTACACTGACCTCCGTACAGGCGAGCCTTGGTTCTGCTACAAGCCAAAGAACCTGAGCTGCAATACCAGGATCGACCATGCCATGGGAGAACACAAACAACACttgaaggaaaaagaggagaagcTCTTTCAAAG tggtaaCACGAAAGTCTGCATTCAGGCCTCAGGGCCTGCCAGTGTCACTGTGTTGCCAAAAAAGGAAG GTCAGCCCGAGGTGAATAGCAGCAATGTGACATCTGGACCCTCTGGCTATTACTATCAAGGTGTATGGCGAGCACTAGGAGGCCCTACAGTTCACCAATTCAACACCTCTGCCATCAGTCAGTGTCTGAAAGGCAAGGTGGTCCACATGTTTGGAGACTCCACCGTCAGGCAGTTTTTTGAATACCTCACCAAAACTCTACCAG ATCTTAAGGAGTTCAACCTGCACAGTCCGCAGAAAGCGGGACCTTACGTGGCCTTGGACTATGCAAACAACATCTTCGTAAAATACCGCTTCCATGGTCCTCCTATCCGTATTGTCACTGTCCCCACCAGTGAGCTTCATTACATTGCCAATGAACTAGATGACATAACTGGAGGCACCAGTACTGTTGTAGTTTTTGGCATCTGGGCTCACTTTGGCACTTTCCCCATGGAGCTCTATATCCGGCGGCTGCAGAGCATCCGGAGGGCGGTGGTGCAGCTGCTGGACAGGGCTCCAAGCACAGTGGTCATTATCCGGACAGGAAATCCCAAAGATTTGCCACTTCTTGTGTCACTATCAAACAGCGACTGGCACTCGCTGCAGTGTAACAAGGTGCTCAGACTCATGTTCAAAGGACTGAATGTTCATCTGATTGATGCCTGGGAGATGATCTTGGCCCACCACCTGCCGCACAGCCTCCACCCACCACCTTCTGTTATTAATAATATGATTAATGTTATCTTGTCCTATATATGCCCTCAGAAGGGTGGTTAG
- the LOC125882956 gene encoding NXPE family member 3-like isoform X6: MLEITQGGGWGQLRHTMCGTLTPDPSARIQTPVFRSGNKSPLVKQFHQKVNTTVIIPRVSSDLNKSHSFCTFQPVSREDALEERLLLDSIVWPETPPLPTPVSLENTSHPAHSTFTILPRRGGGQWHVGDQLEVMIKISDLQGCPKKYGGDFLLARLHNTKLFAGVAGQVVDHLNGSYSAVFSLPWEGDAQVEVTLVHSSEAITVLRRLTREHPDRINFRSLFRSGSLSESSICNVCLRPTQQPLCNYTDLRTGEPWFCYKPKNLSCNTRIDHAMGEHKQHLKEKEEKLFQSGNTKVCIQASGPASVTVLPKKEGQPEVNSSNVTSGPSGYYYQGVWRALGGPTVHQFNTSAISQCLKGKVVHMFGDSTVRQFFEYLTKTLPDLKEFNLHSPQKAGPYVALDYANNIFVKYRFHGPPIRIVTVPTSELHYIANELDDITGGTSTVVVFGIWAHFGTFPMELYIRRLQSIRRAVVQLLDRAPSTVVIIRTGNPKDLPLLVSLSNSDWHSLQCNKVLRLMFKGLNVHLIDAWEMILAHHLPHSLHPPPSVINNMINVILSYICPQKGG, from the exons ATGTTGGAA ATTACACAAGGAGGTGGTTGGGGACAACTCAGACATACAATGTGCGGGACCTTGACACCAGATCCTTCGGCTCGCATCCAGACTCCTGTCTTccgttcaggcaacaaaagccctttggttaag CAGTTTCACCAAAAAGTGAACACCACTGTCATCATCCCGAGAGTTTCCAGTGACCTCAACAAGAGTCATAGCTTCTGCACCTTCCAGCCAGTCTCCCGTGAGGACGCTCTGGAGGAACGCCTCCTACTAGACTCCATTGTTTGGCCTGAAACTCCACCTTTGCCAACTCCTGTTTCCCTGGAGAACACTAGTCATCCAGCTCACAGCACCTTCACCATTCTCccaaggaggggaggaggacagTGGCATGTAGGGGATCAGCTGGAGGTTATGATAAAAATTTCTGACCTCCAGGGTTGTCCCAAGAAGTATGGGGGGGACTTCTTACTCGCCCGGCTGCACAACACAAAGCTTTTTGCAGGTGTAGCTGGGCAAGTGGTGGATCATCTCAATGGGAGCTACTCTGCTGTATTCTCTTTACCCTGGGAAGGAGACGCGCAGGTTGAG GTAACGCTGGTTCACTCTAGTGAGGCTATCACAGTGCTGCGCAGGCTGACCAGAGAACATCCGGACAGGATTAACTTCAGGAGCCTCTTCCGCTCAGGCTCACTCTCTGAAAGTAGCATCTGTAATGTCTGCCTACGTCCAACCCAGCAGCCGCTGTGCAACTACACTGACCTCCGTACAGGCGAGCCTTGGTTCTGCTACAAGCCAAAGAACCTGAGCTGCAATACCAGGATCGACCATGCCATGGGAGAACACAAACAACACttgaaggaaaaagaggagaagcTCTTTCAAAG tggtaaCACGAAAGTCTGCATTCAGGCCTCAGGGCCTGCCAGTGTCACTGTGTTGCCAAAAAAGGAAG GTCAGCCCGAGGTGAATAGCAGCAATGTGACATCTGGACCCTCTGGCTATTACTATCAAGGTGTATGGCGAGCACTAGGAGGCCCTACAGTTCACCAATTCAACACCTCTGCCATCAGTCAGTGTCTGAAAGGCAAGGTGGTCCACATGTTTGGAGACTCCACCGTCAGGCAGTTTTTTGAATACCTCACCAAAACTCTACCAG ATCTTAAGGAGTTCAACCTGCACAGTCCGCAGAAAGCGGGACCTTACGTGGCCTTGGACTATGCAAACAACATCTTCGTAAAATACCGCTTCCATGGTCCTCCTATCCGTATTGTCACTGTCCCCACCAGTGAGCTTCATTACATTGCCAATGAACTAGATGACATAACTGGAGGCACCAGTACTGTTGTAGTTTTTGGCATCTGGGCTCACTTTGGCACTTTCCCCATGGAGCTCTATATCCGGCGGCTGCAGAGCATCCGGAGGGCGGTGGTGCAGCTGCTGGACAGGGCTCCAAGCACAGTGGTCATTATCCGGACAGGAAATCCCAAAGATTTGCCACTTCTTGTGTCACTATCAAACAGCGACTGGCACTCGCTGCAGTGTAACAAGGTGCTCAGACTCATGTTCAAAGGACTGAATGTTCATCTGATTGATGCCTGGGAGATGATCTTGGCCCACCACCTGCCGCACAGCCTCCACCCACCACCTTCTGTTATTAATAATATGATTAATGTTATCTTGTCCTATATATGCCCTCAGAAGGGTGGTTAG
- the LOC125882956 gene encoding NXPE family member 3-like isoform X3: MKARACVRKEYGAIFLFLTVLIYVLCNMKILEITQGGGWGQLRHTMCGTLTPDPSARIQTPVFRSGNKSPLVKQFHQKVNTTVIIPRVSSDLNKSHSFCTFQPVSREDALEERLLLDSIVWPETPPLPTPVSLENTSHPAHSTFTILPRRGGGQWHVGDQLEVMIKISDLQGCPKKYGGDFLLARLHNTKLFAGVAGQVVDHLNGSYSAVFSLPWEGDAQVEVTLVHSSEAITVLRRLTREHPDRINFRSLFRSGSLSESSICNVCLRPTQQPLCNYTDLRTGEPWFCYKPKNLSCNTRIDHAMGEHKQHLKEKEEKLFQSGNTKVCIQASGPASVTVLPKKEGQPEVNSSNVTSGPSGYYYQGVWRALGGPTVHQFNTSAISQCLKGKVVHMFGDSTVRQFFEYLTKTLPDLKEFNLHSPQKAGPYVALDYANNIFVKYRFHGPPIRIVTVPTSELHYIANELDDITGGTSTVVVFGIWAHFGTFPMELYIRRLQSIRRAVVQLLDRAPSTVVIIRTGNPKDLPLLVSLSNSDWHSLQCNKVLRLMFKGLNVHLIDAWEMILAHHLPHSLHPPPSVINNMINVILSYICPQKGG, encoded by the exons ATGAAAGCCAGAGCTTGTGTAAGAAAGGAGTATGGTGCCATCTTCCTGTTTCTGACTGTCCTTATCTATGTGCTATGTAACATGAAAATTCTGGAG ATTACACAAGGAGGTGGTTGGGGACAACTCAGACATACAATGTGCGGGACCTTGACACCAGATCCTTCGGCTCGCATCCAGACTCCTGTCTTccgttcaggcaacaaaagccctttggttaag CAGTTTCACCAAAAAGTGAACACCACTGTCATCATCCCGAGAGTTTCCAGTGACCTCAACAAGAGTCATAGCTTCTGCACCTTCCAGCCAGTCTCCCGTGAGGACGCTCTGGAGGAACGCCTCCTACTAGACTCCATTGTTTGGCCTGAAACTCCACCTTTGCCAACTCCTGTTTCCCTGGAGAACACTAGTCATCCAGCTCACAGCACCTTCACCATTCTCccaaggaggggaggaggacagTGGCATGTAGGGGATCAGCTGGAGGTTATGATAAAAATTTCTGACCTCCAGGGTTGTCCCAAGAAGTATGGGGGGGACTTCTTACTCGCCCGGCTGCACAACACAAAGCTTTTTGCAGGTGTAGCTGGGCAAGTGGTGGATCATCTCAATGGGAGCTACTCTGCTGTATTCTCTTTACCCTGGGAAGGAGACGCGCAGGTTGAG GTAACGCTGGTTCACTCTAGTGAGGCTATCACAGTGCTGCGCAGGCTGACCAGAGAACATCCGGACAGGATTAACTTCAGGAGCCTCTTCCGCTCAGGCTCACTCTCTGAAAGTAGCATCTGTAATGTCTGCCTACGTCCAACCCAGCAGCCGCTGTGCAACTACACTGACCTCCGTACAGGCGAGCCTTGGTTCTGCTACAAGCCAAAGAACCTGAGCTGCAATACCAGGATCGACCATGCCATGGGAGAACACAAACAACACttgaaggaaaaagaggagaagcTCTTTCAAAG tggtaaCACGAAAGTCTGCATTCAGGCCTCAGGGCCTGCCAGTGTCACTGTGTTGCCAAAAAAGGAAG GTCAGCCCGAGGTGAATAGCAGCAATGTGACATCTGGACCCTCTGGCTATTACTATCAAGGTGTATGGCGAGCACTAGGAGGCCCTACAGTTCACCAATTCAACACCTCTGCCATCAGTCAGTGTCTGAAAGGCAAGGTGGTCCACATGTTTGGAGACTCCACCGTCAGGCAGTTTTTTGAATACCTCACCAAAACTCTACCAG ATCTTAAGGAGTTCAACCTGCACAGTCCGCAGAAAGCGGGACCTTACGTGGCCTTGGACTATGCAAACAACATCTTCGTAAAATACCGCTTCCATGGTCCTCCTATCCGTATTGTCACTGTCCCCACCAGTGAGCTTCATTACATTGCCAATGAACTAGATGACATAACTGGAGGCACCAGTACTGTTGTAGTTTTTGGCATCTGGGCTCACTTTGGCACTTTCCCCATGGAGCTCTATATCCGGCGGCTGCAGAGCATCCGGAGGGCGGTGGTGCAGCTGCTGGACAGGGCTCCAAGCACAGTGGTCATTATCCGGACAGGAAATCCCAAAGATTTGCCACTTCTTGTGTCACTATCAAACAGCGACTGGCACTCGCTGCAGTGTAACAAGGTGCTCAGACTCATGTTCAAAGGACTGAATGTTCATCTGATTGATGCCTGGGAGATGATCTTGGCCCACCACCTGCCGCACAGCCTCCACCCACCACCTTCTGTTATTAATAATATGATTAATGTTATCTTGTCCTATATATGCCCTCAGAAGGGTGGTTAG
- the LOC125882956 gene encoding NXPE family member 3-like isoform X4 translates to MKARACVRKEYGAIFLFLTVLIYVLCNMKILEITQGGGWGQLRHTMCGTLTPDPSARIQTPVFRSGNKSPLVKFHQKVNTTVIIPRVSSDLNKSHSFCTFQPVSREDALEERLLLDSIVWPETPPLPTPVSLENTSHPAHSTFTILPRRGGGQWHVGDQLEVMIKISDLQGCPKKYGGDFLLARLHNTKLFAGVAGQVVDHLNGSYSAVFSLPWEGDAQVEVTLVHSSEAITVLRRLTREHPDRINFRSLFRSGSLSESSICNVCLRPTQQPLCNYTDLRTGEPWFCYKPKNLSCNTRIDHAMGEHKQHLKEKEEKLFQSGNTKVCIQASGPASVTVLPKKEGQPEVNSSNVTSGPSGYYYQGVWRALGGPTVHQFNTSAISQCLKGKVVHMFGDSTVRQFFEYLTKTLPDLKEFNLHSPQKAGPYVALDYANNIFVKYRFHGPPIRIVTVPTSELHYIANELDDITGGTSTVVVFGIWAHFGTFPMELYIRRLQSIRRAVVQLLDRAPSTVVIIRTGNPKDLPLLVSLSNSDWHSLQCNKVLRLMFKGLNVHLIDAWEMILAHHLPHSLHPPPSVINNMINVILSYICPQKGG, encoded by the exons ATGAAAGCCAGAGCTTGTGTAAGAAAGGAGTATGGTGCCATCTTCCTGTTTCTGACTGTCCTTATCTATGTGCTATGTAACATGAAAATTCTGGAG ATTACACAAGGAGGTGGTTGGGGACAACTCAGACATACAATGTGCGGGACCTTGACACCAGATCCTTCGGCTCGCATCCAGACTCCTGTCTTccgttcaggcaacaaaagccctttggttaag TTTCACCAAAAAGTGAACACCACTGTCATCATCCCGAGAGTTTCCAGTGACCTCAACAAGAGTCATAGCTTCTGCACCTTCCAGCCAGTCTCCCGTGAGGACGCTCTGGAGGAACGCCTCCTACTAGACTCCATTGTTTGGCCTGAAACTCCACCTTTGCCAACTCCTGTTTCCCTGGAGAACACTAGTCATCCAGCTCACAGCACCTTCACCATTCTCccaaggaggggaggaggacagTGGCATGTAGGGGATCAGCTGGAGGTTATGATAAAAATTTCTGACCTCCAGGGTTGTCCCAAGAAGTATGGGGGGGACTTCTTACTCGCCCGGCTGCACAACACAAAGCTTTTTGCAGGTGTAGCTGGGCAAGTGGTGGATCATCTCAATGGGAGCTACTCTGCTGTATTCTCTTTACCCTGGGAAGGAGACGCGCAGGTTGAG GTAACGCTGGTTCACTCTAGTGAGGCTATCACAGTGCTGCGCAGGCTGACCAGAGAACATCCGGACAGGATTAACTTCAGGAGCCTCTTCCGCTCAGGCTCACTCTCTGAAAGTAGCATCTGTAATGTCTGCCTACGTCCAACCCAGCAGCCGCTGTGCAACTACACTGACCTCCGTACAGGCGAGCCTTGGTTCTGCTACAAGCCAAAGAACCTGAGCTGCAATACCAGGATCGACCATGCCATGGGAGAACACAAACAACACttgaaggaaaaagaggagaagcTCTTTCAAAG tggtaaCACGAAAGTCTGCATTCAGGCCTCAGGGCCTGCCAGTGTCACTGTGTTGCCAAAAAAGGAAG GTCAGCCCGAGGTGAATAGCAGCAATGTGACATCTGGACCCTCTGGCTATTACTATCAAGGTGTATGGCGAGCACTAGGAGGCCCTACAGTTCACCAATTCAACACCTCTGCCATCAGTCAGTGTCTGAAAGGCAAGGTGGTCCACATGTTTGGAGACTCCACCGTCAGGCAGTTTTTTGAATACCTCACCAAAACTCTACCAG ATCTTAAGGAGTTCAACCTGCACAGTCCGCAGAAAGCGGGACCTTACGTGGCCTTGGACTATGCAAACAACATCTTCGTAAAATACCGCTTCCATGGTCCTCCTATCCGTATTGTCACTGTCCCCACCAGTGAGCTTCATTACATTGCCAATGAACTAGATGACATAACTGGAGGCACCAGTACTGTTGTAGTTTTTGGCATCTGGGCTCACTTTGGCACTTTCCCCATGGAGCTCTATATCCGGCGGCTGCAGAGCATCCGGAGGGCGGTGGTGCAGCTGCTGGACAGGGCTCCAAGCACAGTGGTCATTATCCGGACAGGAAATCCCAAAGATTTGCCACTTCTTGTGTCACTATCAAACAGCGACTGGCACTCGCTGCAGTGTAACAAGGTGCTCAGACTCATGTTCAAAGGACTGAATGTTCATCTGATTGATGCCTGGGAGATGATCTTGGCCCACCACCTGCCGCACAGCCTCCACCCACCACCTTCTGTTATTAATAATATGATTAATGTTATCTTGTCCTATATATGCCCTCAGAAGGGTGGTTAG
- the LOC125882956 gene encoding NXPE family member 3-like isoform X5, with product MKARACITQGGGWGQLRHTMCGTLTPDPSARIQTPVFRSGNKSPLVKQFHQKVNTTVIIPRVSSDLNKSHSFCTFQPVSREDALEERLLLDSIVWPETPPLPTPVSLENTSHPAHSTFTILPRRGGGQWHVGDQLEVMIKISDLQGCPKKYGGDFLLARLHNTKLFAGVAGQVVDHLNGSYSAVFSLPWEGDAQVEVTLVHSSEAITVLRRLTREHPDRINFRSLFRSGSLSESSICNVCLRPTQQPLCNYTDLRTGEPWFCYKPKNLSCNTRIDHAMGEHKQHLKEKEEKLFQSGNTKVCIQASGPASVTVLPKKEGQPEVNSSNVTSGPSGYYYQGVWRALGGPTVHQFNTSAISQCLKGKVVHMFGDSTVRQFFEYLTKTLPDLKEFNLHSPQKAGPYVALDYANNIFVKYRFHGPPIRIVTVPTSELHYIANELDDITGGTSTVVVFGIWAHFGTFPMELYIRRLQSIRRAVVQLLDRAPSTVVIIRTGNPKDLPLLVSLSNSDWHSLQCNKVLRLMFKGLNVHLIDAWEMILAHHLPHSLHPPPSVINNMINVILSYICPQKGG from the exons ATGAAAGCCAGAGCTTGT ATTACACAAGGAGGTGGTTGGGGACAACTCAGACATACAATGTGCGGGACCTTGACACCAGATCCTTCGGCTCGCATCCAGACTCCTGTCTTccgttcaggcaacaaaagccctttggttaag CAGTTTCACCAAAAAGTGAACACCACTGTCATCATCCCGAGAGTTTCCAGTGACCTCAACAAGAGTCATAGCTTCTGCACCTTCCAGCCAGTCTCCCGTGAGGACGCTCTGGAGGAACGCCTCCTACTAGACTCCATTGTTTGGCCTGAAACTCCACCTTTGCCAACTCCTGTTTCCCTGGAGAACACTAGTCATCCAGCTCACAGCACCTTCACCATTCTCccaaggaggggaggaggacagTGGCATGTAGGGGATCAGCTGGAGGTTATGATAAAAATTTCTGACCTCCAGGGTTGTCCCAAGAAGTATGGGGGGGACTTCTTACTCGCCCGGCTGCACAACACAAAGCTTTTTGCAGGTGTAGCTGGGCAAGTGGTGGATCATCTCAATGGGAGCTACTCTGCTGTATTCTCTTTACCCTGGGAAGGAGACGCGCAGGTTGAG GTAACGCTGGTTCACTCTAGTGAGGCTATCACAGTGCTGCGCAGGCTGACCAGAGAACATCCGGACAGGATTAACTTCAGGAGCCTCTTCCGCTCAGGCTCACTCTCTGAAAGTAGCATCTGTAATGTCTGCCTACGTCCAACCCAGCAGCCGCTGTGCAACTACACTGACCTCCGTACAGGCGAGCCTTGGTTCTGCTACAAGCCAAAGAACCTGAGCTGCAATACCAGGATCGACCATGCCATGGGAGAACACAAACAACACttgaaggaaaaagaggagaagcTCTTTCAAAG tggtaaCACGAAAGTCTGCATTCAGGCCTCAGGGCCTGCCAGTGTCACTGTGTTGCCAAAAAAGGAAG GTCAGCCCGAGGTGAATAGCAGCAATGTGACATCTGGACCCTCTGGCTATTACTATCAAGGTGTATGGCGAGCACTAGGAGGCCCTACAGTTCACCAATTCAACACCTCTGCCATCAGTCAGTGTCTGAAAGGCAAGGTGGTCCACATGTTTGGAGACTCCACCGTCAGGCAGTTTTTTGAATACCTCACCAAAACTCTACCAG ATCTTAAGGAGTTCAACCTGCACAGTCCGCAGAAAGCGGGACCTTACGTGGCCTTGGACTATGCAAACAACATCTTCGTAAAATACCGCTTCCATGGTCCTCCTATCCGTATTGTCACTGTCCCCACCAGTGAGCTTCATTACATTGCCAATGAACTAGATGACATAACTGGAGGCACCAGTACTGTTGTAGTTTTTGGCATCTGGGCTCACTTTGGCACTTTCCCCATGGAGCTCTATATCCGGCGGCTGCAGAGCATCCGGAGGGCGGTGGTGCAGCTGCTGGACAGGGCTCCAAGCACAGTGGTCATTATCCGGACAGGAAATCCCAAAGATTTGCCACTTCTTGTGTCACTATCAAACAGCGACTGGCACTCGCTGCAGTGTAACAAGGTGCTCAGACTCATGTTCAAAGGACTGAATGTTCATCTGATTGATGCCTGGGAGATGATCTTGGCCCACCACCTGCCGCACAGCCTCCACCCACCACCTTCTGTTATTAATAATATGATTAATGTTATCTTGTCCTATATATGCCCTCAGAAGGGTGGTTAG